Proteins encoded together in one Mercenaria mercenaria strain notata chromosome 18, MADL_Memer_1, whole genome shotgun sequence window:
- the LOC123537884 gene encoding eukaryotic translation initiation factor 1-like, translated as MTSLDIGQLGSGPDPFSDQTEDVGCGGQDNHIHIRIQQRNGRKTLTTVQGINPDYDFKKIVKACKKEFACNGTVVEHPEYGEVIQLQGDQRNHIRDFLKKIGIAKEGTIKVHGF; from the exons GACCAGATCCTTTCAGTGATCAAACAGAAGATGTTGGTTGTGGGGGTCAAGATAATCATATTCACATAAGAATACAGCAGCGTAACGGACGTAAAACACTCACAACTGTACAGGGAATTAACCCGGATTACGATTTCAAGAAAATTGTGAAAGCATGCAAAAAG GAGTTTGCTTGCAATGGTACAGTGGTAGAGCACCCAGAATACGGTGAAGTTATACAGCTACAGGGCGATCAGAGAAATCACATCAGAGATTTCCTCAAGAAAATTGGCATTGCTAAGgaaggaactatcaag GTCCATGGTTTCTAG